GTCCTCGCCGTGGTGCCCAGCCAGCTGCTTCGGACTTTGGTTTCTGGCTTCTGGGCCAGGGCGGGGGAAAGTGCTCCGAGTCAGGCTCCAGGCTGTTCTGGTCCGTGAGCCCATCTTACCCCAGCCACGGTGACCTGCTCACCCGGCATGTGGATTGGAAGACGGTTCTAGCTGGGCTGGGTGCACAGCTGGTACTGCGAGTTTGAACTGCCCCCCAGGGCCCATTAGAGGTGCAAAGGTGGGGagtcccctggcggtccagtgcttaggactccacgctttcactgccaagggctcgggtttgatcccgggtcgggcaactaagatcccacaagccacgaggcgtggccaagaaaataaaaaaagtgaGGAGAATAGAGGTGCAAAGGTACAGGGTGGGGGAGAGGACCCAACTTGGGTCCCAAGATGCCCTCCCTCTCCTGTGCACCCCTCATCCCAGAAATGGAACGGAGGGTGAAGGTGTGTGAAAGGAGGCCACCTTCGCTAAGAGCCGGGCTAATTCTGGAAGGAGCTTTGGGAGTCAGGAATCCCTAATCCGGGGCAGGGTTTTCACAAAGAATGGGGACAAGAATAGAGTTGCTACTGCCATGGTAAAGAGACACAATGTCAGTCTGGAACGCTCATGTGAAAGGTGAGTAAACCGAAGCCCAGAAAGGCTAGTGGGGAAAATAAGCCAGTTTTAGAACCTAGGTCTTCCGAGCCCCGGCGGCCTTTCTGCCACTCTGTGCCGGGGAGGGAGCATCAGATGACAGGTGCACACCTCTGCCGTTGGCGAGAAGCCCTAACTGGGGACGAGAGGAATCCCCGTCCCCGCTGGAAGGGTGACCCCACGCTTCCCCGTAGGTGTCGGCCGACTCCAGCGCATCCATGAACTCTGGGGTCCTGCTGGTTCGGCCCTCGCGTCTCTCCTCCAGCGGGACCCCCATGCTGGCTGGGGTCTCTGAATACGAGCTTCCCGAAGACCCTCGCTGGGAGCTGCCTCGGGACAGGTGACCCTCTCCGCTTTCTGGGGAACCCCCGCTTGTTATTCTAACGCTGGCCGTTGTGTGTGCTCCAACCTTCGAGGGAGCGACGGTGCACCAGGTGCATCAGAAATGATGATTTCTACCTTCTGCTCTCGGTCGGGGGAACTATGTGGAGGCGGGGAGGGATGGGGCGTCCTGTCAGGTTTGAACTTTACCACCCCCAGCTTATACCGCCACCCCCTGTTTCCCCGAAAGACTGGTTTTAGGCAAACCGCTGGGAGAGGGCTGCTTTGGGCAGGTGGTGTTGGCGGAGGCCATTGGGCTGGACAAGGACAAACCCAACCGGGTGACCAAAGTGGCTGTGAAGATGCTGAAGTGTAAGTGATGCTTGTGTCCCTGCAAAAACAATCCCTTCCCTTTGCATGCAAACTGTGGGCCTCGGGCCATTGCCCACACCTGCTACGTGGCCTGCTTAGGGGTGTCCGGGAGCGGGGGGCGCTCTGCACCCCAAGATCACTGTGATCTCACTTTGTTGCTTGGCATCCACCTGGGTTGTCATCAGGCGTTTATTCTAGATCTCGTTGCCAGCTGATCTTCCTGACGTAGCCTCTGCCCTGCTCATTACCGCTTATGGCAACACCGGCTCCCGTAAGAGGGATGGGAGGATACATTTGGATGtgaaaaagggagagaagcaAGTCCCAGAGAAAAGGGACCCCTGGGGTCTCACTTCATCCCCCTCCCTTAGTTTTTCTCCTGTCGGCCTCCCTTCCAAAGCAAACGAGTCTTAATCCCCTTCTCTGGCTTGTCCATAAAGCGGATGCAACAGAGAAAGACCTGTCAGACCTGATCTCCGAAATGGAGATGATGAAGATGATTGGAAAGCACAAGAACATCATCAACCTGCTGGGGGCCTGCACGCAGGACGGTAGGCGCCGGGCCTGCAGGCTTCCCACCTGTGTCGGGGAGGGGCTCAGGCGGGGACCCCGGGCTTCCTGCTGCCTGTCTGTCAGGGAGCAGATAACTAACTAGCTGGGGTGTCGGCGACCTGGCCGGCATCTCTCAGCCACGCTTCGGGAAGTGGGTTGGGAGGAGAGTTTGGTTTAGCAGTCGTTGGAATGTGTTTCTCAGGGTCTGGGCTGGTGCCCATTGGGGTTCCTACGGGTAGCGGGATTCACACACACTGTGTGGACGGGAACAGCTGAGTTACTGTGGTCTAGGTTAGGGCTCTTGCCCCCGGCGTTGCTTGGCAACTTCCTGGACTGCGCAGGGAAGAACGATTTTGCTGGGTTTCTTTGGGGAGTTGGAATGAATGTGTGGGGTTCCCTAAAAGGGGAGGTTAGGCTTGGGGAACAGGTTCACGGTGCCCTCGGGGGCGGAGTTCCTGGGGTGAAGCTAGGCCCGTGTGCCTGCGTGGTGGCCCTGACGGCCTCTCGGTCCTCGTGTCCCCAGGCCCCCTGTACGTCATCGTGGAGTACGCCTCCAAGGGCAACCTCCGAGAGTACCTGCAGGCCCGGAGGCCGCCGGGGCTGGAATACTGCTACAACCCCAGCCGTCATCCCGAGGAGCTGCTGTCCTCCAAGGACCTGGTATCCTGCGCCTATCAGGTGGCCCGAGGCATGGAGTATCTCGCCTCCAAGAAGGTGTGGCTCCTGAAGGCTCCCCTGGCTGGAGTGGGGGACGTGCGGGCCGCTCTTAGGGGACGTCAGAGTCAGGAGAGCCAGTGCGGCCTTGTGGCCTTGGGGTCAGCGTGGATTAGCTTCCAGTCCCGGCACTGGCACTGTCTGTGCAGCCTCAGGCAGCCGCCTCCTTAGGTTTCCTCAAATGCGAAGTCAGAATGATACTGCCTGCATTGTAGAACGGCTACGGGGAGAAAATGAGGTCCTGTGAGAGACTTAAGTACGGCTTtcggtgctcagtaaatgctgctTTGTTCGAACCCAGCCTGGTGTGGATGTGTTTCGCCCAGGGAGACAGGGCGTGAGAGCTCGTACACGCTGGACAGAAGCGAGAGGTTCCTCTTGCTGGGTGCAAATCCAAAGCTAAGagctgggaggggcaggaaaaGGGGTCGATATGGAGGGTTTGCTGGAGTGATCGAGGGGCCTGGAGCTGGGCGTGTTTGGACGGCTGGCTCTGACGTGCAGGCGAGGGCCATCGTAGCAGGCAGCTGGACCGTTCGGGGAGGTCGAGTGGTGAGGTGGGCGAAGGCCTGCGAGGGGAGCGGGCCCACAGACGGCTGCAGACGCTGCCCTGCGCCCCGCCCCCCTCgctcccatctctcttcccttcctggctCCGCAGTGCATACACCGAGACCTGGCCGCCAGGAACGTGCTGGTGACGGAGGACAACGTGATGAAGATCGCAGACTTTGGCCTCGCTCGTGACATCCACCACATCGACTACTATAAAAAGACGACCAACGTAAGTGCTGGCGCCGCCCTCGGCGCCCGTCCTCTGCCCGGGGCTCCACTCCACTGTGGTGGGGTGAGCCGAGTCCAGTCCTGCGTgtgcccccgcctgccccgggcCACCGCCAGTGTCCCCGTGCTGCTTGCAGGGCCGACTGCCTGTCAAGTGGATGGCACCCGAGGCCTTGTTTGACCGGATCTACACCCACCAGAGCGACGTGTGAGTCCGAAATAAGCAGTTGCCAGGGATGCCCGGGAGAGAGTTTCCTGGGCGGTAGAGTCTGGCATTCCAcctctgagagaaaaaaacattgtATGTGCCCCTTCGCTCTGTTCCCGGAGGCCATGGTCCCCTGGGGGTCCCCTGGGGTTAGGGACTTGTGttgggggccggggccgggcgcgGGTTCAGGGTGCGTGCCTGCcgtgctggggagggagggcggcAAGGACTGCAGGGTGGCCTAGCTCTGTGCCTGGAACGCTCCTCCACAGGTGGTCTTTTGGGGTGCTTCTGTGGGAAATCTTCACTCTGGGCGGCTCCCCGTACCCTGGCGTCCCCGTGGAGGAGCTTTTCAAGCTGCTGAAGGAGGGTCATCGTATGGACAAGCCCAGTAACTGCACCAATGAGCTGTAAGCGGGAGAAGATGCCTGGGGtccaggcctgggccctgggggagggctgggctgggcaggtaGAGGGAAGAAGGGGTGCTTAGTCAGACACCGCAGCCCTCCCCGGGCACTCCTCCCATGGCCCCCCCAGCCCTGAGCCTTGTTATCAGTTCTGgtcctctctcccctgccctcaccGGCCTGCCTCAGGTACATGATGATGCGAGACTGCTGGCACGCGGTACCCTCTCAAAGACCTACCTTCAAGCAGCTGGTGGAAGACCTGGACCGCATTGTGGCCTTGACCTCCAACCAGGTGAGGCTGCCCTTCCCAGACCGTCAGGCCCCGCCGGCCCGGTTGTCTCTGAATTCCGCCTGCCGCTGCCGGGGGGAGAGTGCGGGTCCAGCGTCCTTCTGTCCCCTCCCACAGGAGTACCTGGACCTATCAATGCCGCTGGACCAGTACTCCCCCAGCTTCCCCGACACCCGCAGCTCCACCTGCTCCTCTGGGGAGGATTCCGTCTTCTCTCACGAGCCCTTGCCCGAGGAGCCCTGTCTGCCCCGACACCCGGCCCAGCTGGCCAATGGCGGACTCAAACGGCGCTGACTAGCACCCCGCACCCCTCCCCGGACTCCGTCCTCAACtacggccccgcccccgcccccgctggACTCACCGCCTCCTTTCTGCCCTTCCTGCTGCCCGGAGCCAGCTGTCGCCCCCgagctcccctctcctcctcctctcagccTGCCGCTGAGACAGATGAGCGGGGAGGCGGAGCCTTGTTGATGGCCACTTGGTTCCGTCCCAGATGTTGGACCGAGACCCCTCCCAGCCGCCTGGCACCGCCTGGAGGGTCAGGCAGCACGCGAGGGAGAGCCGACCGAGCTTTGCTGCGTTGGTTTTGTCTGCTCCACGCAGCCTGTGTTTCCGTGGCAGGTGCCTGGTCCTCGGGCTACAGCAGGagtgaggggggtgggggggtcagcACTCGGGCCTCCGTGGAAGGCGACCTCTGCTCCAGATGGATGGTGCCAGTGGCTTATTAATTCCGATACTAATTTGCTTTGCTGACCAAATACCTGGTACCAGAGGATGGGGACGCAAAGGCTGGGAGCAGTGTCGTGGCCCCGGGGCCCAGCCCCAAAGCAGGGGCTTTGTACATAGctatgaagaaaacacaaagtgTATAAATCTGAGTATATATTTACATGTCTTTTTAAAAGGGTCGTTACCAGAGATTTACCCATTGGGTAAGATGCTCCTGGTGACTGGGAGGCATCAGTTGCtatatgttaaaaacaaagaaaaaagaaaaaaaaaaaaaggaaaatgtttttaaaaaggtcataTATTTTTTGCtacttttgctgttttatttttttaaattatgttctaAACCTATTTTCAGTTTAGGTCCCTCAATAAAAATTGCTGCTGCTTCATTTTTATACGGGCTGTGTGACACGGGAGAGAATGTCAGCTGCAGAGGAGCAAGGCTGACGACGGGCTCTGGGGCTGTCTGTCCGGAGGGCACTGCGTGCTCTCTGTGGGCCCCACTCCCAACCGGCTCTTCCCCTCAGGTCCCGCACTGAGGCCGGACAAGCCTCCTAGCTCTGCGATGCTttgggaaaggcagagaaagaagacGGCTGCGTGATGGGCAGGGAGCAGAGAAGCTGGGCCTGGGGCCAGGCCCTGTGGCCCTCTCTACCACGGACCGTTTCCTCGGGGGTGAGGGTGAGGCCAGGTGGGGTCTGAGGGTCAGACAGGGAGCTGGGGGCCGACCTCAGAAGAGCCAGCGAGTAGGCTAAGCATGATTCAGCGAGGGCCTGCAGGCACTCAGGCCCAGATGCGCGGCTGCCCCTCTGTGTGGGTGTGGGTTTGCCCGTGCTTCTGTGTGAGGGAGGACTTGTCCCCTAAGACGAGCTTTTACCTTCAGGCCCCTTGCTTCATGTTTCTTGTCTCCCAGGCTATTCTGTGTCCGCGAttccccctccccgctgcccacTCCACGCTTCCTGAATTCGTGTGATCGGACTGCGTGTGTTGGGACTATTGCACATCTTGGCTTCCTATGGTTCTTCCTATACAAACTCCACCCCAGCCCTCAGGAAAGGGAGAACATTGAACGTTTGTGCTTTGGCTGCTTGGAGATTTTCTTCCTCCACCATCTGCTGGCTAGTACTGCCCTCACCAAGTAGGTCCTGGCTCCTTGGAACCTCAGTGCCCAGCCTACTGGTACGCGGCTTCTACCCCCAAATCTTGCTCTTTGCTGGATTCCTTCTGAGTGCAAAAGGAAGTCCAGTATGCTTTCATTCCTGTCGGGAGAATGGGCTTGCTCCTGAAGTTTCCTTTCTGAGCTGTTTCTTGGCAGCCGCAGTGCTGGCCACTGTTGTAaagttctctcttctcctgggtTTCCTCTGTGAATGAATATGCACCCGTCAACATATCGTGATTTGTATAGTTTATGTTGAAGGAAGGCATACGTTGGCAGAGCCGGGAAATGAATTTTAGCACTTAAAACCATTTGCCTGACACCTTCTAGTGGGGCCTTTCCTGGTAAACCCGTGAGGATTTCTGCCCACGGctgtgtggatggatggacgaTCTTTTACAAAGGGCTTTCTGTACCTTCGGGAGAGGTGCTGGGAGATAGAAGGCACTGTTATTGTAACGGTGATGTCCTCGCTGTTACTACTGAAATCCCCCGTGAATTTCCCGAGAGACTGAGCTGACTGGCAAATAAAAAGATAGTGAAATTGAcctgagagaaaatgaaatggcCATTTTACTTAGATGACCAGATTGGGTCTCCCGAGGAAAGAAATCCAGCTTATCTAATGAAGATGTCGTGCTGTCAAAGCACTGAGTGTCTGGTTTCCTGAGGGTTAAAAGATTAGGGCCTGGGATGACCGCAGCATCGATCGATACTGCCTTCCCGCCCTTTCTAATTGCCACAGGCTGGGGAGCATCCGTCCCCGGGCACTGCTCATGTACGGTATTGATCTCAGGTAAGTAAGATCGAACCTCAGCTGGAAAGAATCTGTCTCAATGACAACGGAGTCACTGTGTTGATCAGCCGCCAGTGGGGGGAGCCAGCAAAGCCAGAATCAAAGCTTAAGTAACGTGCCACTCAGCTTTCACGTTCCGTCAGTCTGACCTTACCTACAGCTGTGCG
This sequence is a window from Physeter macrocephalus isolate SW-GA chromosome 20, ASM283717v5, whole genome shotgun sequence. Protein-coding genes within it:
- the FGFR1 gene encoding fibroblast growth factor receptor 1 isoform X6, encoding MWSWKCLLFWAVLVTAALCTARPAPTLPEQDALPSSEDDDDDDDSSSEEKETDNTKPNPVAPYWTSPEKMEKKLHAVPAAKTVKFKCPSSGTPNPTLRWLKNGKEFKPDHRIGGYKVRYATWSIIMDSVVPSDKGNYTCVVENEYGSINHTYQLDVVERSPHRPILQAGLPANKTVALGSNVEFMCKVYSDPQPHIQWLKHIEVNGSKIGPDNLPYVQILKTAGVNTTDKEMEVLHLRNVSFEDAGEYTCLAGNSIGLSHHSAWLTVLEALEERPAVMTSPLYLEIIIYCTGAFLISCMVGSVIIYKMKSGTKKSDFHSQMAVHKLAKSIPLRRQVTVSADSSASMNSGVLLVRPSRLSSSGTPMLAGVSEYELPEDPRWELPRDRLVLGKPLGEGCFGQVVLAEAIGLDKDKPNRVTKVAVKMLKSDATEKDLSDLISEMEMMKMIGKHKNIINLLGACTQDGPLYVIVEYASKGNLREYLQARRPPGLEYCYNPSRHPEELLSSKDLVSCAYQVARGMEYLASKKCIHRDLAARNVLVTEDNVMKIADFGLARDIHHIDYYKKTTNGRLPVKWMAPEALFDRIYTHQSDVWSFGVLLWEIFTLGGSPYPGVPVEELFKLLKEGHRMDKPSNCTNELYMMMRDCWHAVPSQRPTFKQLVEDLDRIVALTSNQEYLDLSMPLDQYSPSFPDTRSSTCSSGEDSVFSHEPLPEEPCLPRHPAQLANGGLKRR
- the FGFR1 gene encoding fibroblast growth factor receptor 1 isoform X4, encoding MWSWKCLLFWAVLVTAALCTARPAPTLPEQDALPSSEDDDDDDDSSSEEKETDNTKPNRMPVAPYWTSPEKMEKKLHAVPAAKTVKFKCPSSGTPNPTLRWLKNGKEFKPDHRIGGYKVRYATWSIIMDSVVPSDKGNYTCVVENEYGSINHTYQLDVVERSPHRPILQAGLPANKTVALGSNVEFMCKVYSDPQPHIQWLKHIEVNGSKIGPDNLPYVQILKTAGVNTTDKEMEVLHLRNVSFEDAGEYTCLAGNSIGLSHHSAWLTVLEALEERPAVMTSPLYLEIIIYCTGAFLISCMVGSVIIYKMKSGTKKSDFHSQMAVHKLAKSIPLRRQVTVSADSSASMNSGVLLVRPSRLSSSGTPMLAGVSEYELPEDPRWELPRDRLVLGKPLGEGCFGQVVLAEAIGLDKDKPNRVTKVAVKMLKSDATEKDLSDLISEMEMMKMIGKHKNIINLLGACTQDGPLYVIVEYASKGNLREYLQARRPPGLEYCYNPSRHPEELLSSKDLVSCAYQVARGMEYLASKKCIHRDLAARNVLVTEDNVMKIADFGLARDIHHIDYYKKTTNGRLPVKWMAPEALFDRIYTHQSDVWSFGVLLWEIFTLGGSPYPGVPVEELFKLLKEGHRMDKPSNCTNELYMMMRDCWHAVPSQRPTFKQLVEDLDRIVALTSNQEYLDLSMPLDQYSPSFPDTRSSTCSSGEDSVFSHEPLPEEPCLPRHPAQLANGGLKRR
- the FGFR1 gene encoding fibroblast growth factor receptor 1 isoform X7, translating into MWSWKCLLFWAVLVTAALCTARPAPTLPEQDALPSSEDDDDDDDSSSEEKETDNTKPNPVAPYWTSPEKMEKKLHAVPAAKTVKFKCPSSGTPNPTLRWLKNGKEFKPDHRIGGYKVRYATWSIIMDSVVPSDKGNYTCVVENEYGSINHTYQLDVVERSPHRPILQAGLPANKTVALGSNVEFMCKVYSDPQPHIQWLKHIEVNGSKIGPDNLPYVQILKTAGVNTTDKEMEVLHLRNVSFEDAGEYTCLAGNSIGLSHHSAWLTVLEALEERPAVMTSPLYLEIIIYCTGAFLISCMVGSVIIYKMKSGTKKSDFHSQMAVHKLAKSIPLRRQVSADSSASMNSGVLLVRPSRLSSSGTPMLAGVSEYELPEDPRWELPRDRLVLGKPLGEGCFGQVVLAEAIGLDKDKPNRVTKVAVKMLKSDATEKDLSDLISEMEMMKMIGKHKNIINLLGACTQDGPLYVIVEYASKGNLREYLQARRPPGLEYCYNPSRHPEELLSSKDLVSCAYQVARGMEYLASKKCIHRDLAARNVLVTEDNVMKIADFGLARDIHHIDYYKKTTNGRLPVKWMAPEALFDRIYTHQSDVWSFGVLLWEIFTLGGSPYPGVPVEELFKLLKEGHRMDKPSNCTNELYMMMRDCWHAVPSQRPTFKQLVEDLDRIVALTSNQEYLDLSMPLDQYSPSFPDTRSSTCSSGEDSVFSHEPLPEEPCLPRHPAQLANGGLKRR